The DNA window GATATTAAGTAAGTTAATACAGGTAGAGCTAATAGGAGGGCCTGACACATAGTATGTACTCTGTAAATatttgccattattatttttaccaatGAAATGAAGAAGGAAGTAAGGTATTAGATCTTCAGTTTGGCAGATGACACAAAGCAATGAAAGTGCATACCACAATACTATGAAAAGACAAGATAATAGGAATATATCATAGATGTTTTTGTGGGGTGGGTGGAGTACAAAGTAGAAGATAAGTTTAATATGTGttagaataaaaatcaaattttatttttaaactgacaaACTCCAAGCAAATGGTAATAGTCCAGGAAGGAAACGAGGCTAATTTTTAAATGGGGAAAACCTGTTCAAATATCATATGAGTTAGTCATAACTATAATCTGCGAGTTGTAGTACAGCTTTTGAAGAAATTgaaattcagagaggttaagtaacttaggTAAGATAACATAGCAAGTAAGTTTGTGCTGTTGGGACCAGAATCTCTGAATTTTAACTGCAAGTTTTGTGTAATGCtttattgccttttattttagatttctgtttttaagaCAAAGACTATGATATTTGGGAGAATAAGGAAATCTATATGTTGGGTACCCCAAATATGGCCTGcctattatttttgtaaataaatttttattgggaGTCAGCAATGTCTATTCATTTATGTGTTGTCTACGGCTATTTCAATGCTACAACAGCAGAATTGAGTGGTTGCCACAGAGATCACATAGCTAACAAACCCAAAAcaatctggctctttacagaaaagacTTGCAAACATCTGATTTacttaactaaaaataaagtcaagaacATTCTTCAATATATGGAACAAAGTATGAAAACAAGATATGTGAATTGGTATGTGTAAGTAACCACAAATCCTAAAGATGATTGCTACTTTTTATCCATAACCAAAGGCTGATATAACAAAGCAGAACAAGTGAAAAGGGGGATATGGAATGAAAACGGATAATGAAGCATGGTTTTAACAAATGTATTGATTATAGGTTCTCCAGAAAAATACTTATTTACATCATTATTTAATATGTGTGGAAGGTATTTTAGCAACAGGTATTTGGGAACTGAAACATAAGGTTAATATAAACTTTGATTTCCATACCTTTAATATAAAAGTTCCATTTTCTTATCGGGAAAGAATGTCCTCTCAGTGAAGATCCTTGAACCCCCAGTGACATATAGCAGAAAGATGGTCCTGTTCAAGATAGCAACCCAAGGGGGCCCTAAATTCATTTTTCCCATAAACATACCGAATTTACAGTTACATATGGAACAAAtacctctaaaaaaaaaaccctaaaagctGGTTAAGTGACTCCTACACATTGAGTCAAGGTGAGAAGGCCCACAGCTgagcaggcaggaggggctggaaCACAACCTCCCCATAAATCGcacacacagcacagtgacccACAGTTTAGAGGGAACTCAAAACCTGGAGCTTCTCCCTGAGGAACAAAGGGTTTGAACCCCACAACTGGCACCCCAATTCTTAACGCTTGCATCTCAGAGATAAGCCCCCAAGACATCAAGCTTGAAAACCTACAGGGCTTTCATCCACAAGACATCAAGGCTGTAATGATCTGAGAAACTGCTTTTCAAGGGTTCAAGGGCTTGGACTCACTCACTCCAGGGCCCAGTGTGGTGACAGTGATCAAGGGCTATCTGGACTTTGTGTGTGAGATGCTCCTTGGATTTTTGCTTGTCTTGGAGCATTAGCCTGAGGGGCAGGCCTCTGACTTGACACATATGTGAGGGCCCACTAGAGAGCTAGCCAGACAGAGACTGGCAGACGCCATCTTCTTGCTCTCCCTATACTGTGAAcaatgattttcaacctgtgCCCCAAAGGGCACCCTGGTGTACCACaagaattttaacatttttaaactgactttagagagagggggagaggaggagaggcagagaaagagagagagagaaacacagatttgttgttccacttatgcattcattggttgctccttgcatttgccctgactggaaatcaaagtcacaaccttggcctatggcAGGCACTATCTGGCtatgcaagaatttttaaaacatgcaatacctcaCTATTTATTTAATCTGGGACattgacctctttttccttagactatcaagttaaaaaaatgacaacatccttggttggtgtggctcagttaagttgtttggagcatcatctcacaaactgaaaggtcacaggttcaattacTAGTGAGGGCACATgattgggttgcaggttccatccaggtggggcacataggagaggcaacctattgatgtttctctctcacatcaatgtttctctgcccctctctcctcaTCCCCTTCcattctctaaaatcagtaagcatgtcctggagtgaggataaaaaataaataacaacagccaacacaatagacATCActgtgaatgaaccaaaattatacctattttttgtcaaatcagaaaaaaaaatacattttttggtgttcCACAGtattttagtaattcatttatgtgccatgagatgaaaaacattGAAAGTCTCTGCTCTAGAGCATTAGTATCTTTCCAAGGGGAGCttttacatgtgtgtgtgatgCTCTGCTCTTTGCAGCTGCCACCCAGGAGATGCCCCTTGAGCACCTGGTGCTGGTGGCCAGGTGGCTGTGGTTCCTTGGTCCTACCAGACTGTAACAATCAGAGCCAATTCTTGGTAGACTACCACCCTAGAGCACAGCACAAACAGCAGACTGAAACAAACCCCCAGCCTTTCTGTGAAATAGCTTATTTGTCTGTCCTAGAGCTTCAACCTAAGGGCCAGGCTTCAGGGACAGAAGGGGCACAGGGATAGACCTACTCTCAGGGAATGGAGGCAGGTCCACAACATCTTTGTGGTCTCCCTCTGCTTCAAGCAACAGATCATTATCTCCCAAGCAGGAACTTATATAGTCATCTGAAGCCTCAATTTTTACAACTGGTGCCCAGGGGATTGTCTGACGCTGATGGTCAGAGGGGCTTATCCTTGTGGTCCCACAAGActatatatatttgcatacttTAAAAGCTGCTACCAGAAGATCTGGCTTTTAATCAGCCTAAATGCTAGTGCTGACTGAGATCCTCCCCTTGGGACACTGACAGTTCTTGGCACTCGTCAACTACAaggagacattaaaaataaatttggctGTTAGGACAATTGCAaaagtgagagaggcaaccatgaGCTAGGACAGGGTTGAACAATATGTTTTATCTCCTGTATGCAGCCACTTCTTCAAGACTAGGAGAGACGGCTATTTTATCTAATGTGTAGAAACCACCACAGGTAGTCAGCAAAATGAAGAATCAGAGGAATGTGTTTCAAACAAAAGAACAGGACCTCAGGAAGATGGTTCATTCTTCATAAAGACTGGCTATTAGGAACAGAAAATTTATGAATACTCACTTGGAAATTTTGtgtttaaataaatgcatttagtgatttttttctaaagccTATAACCTGACTTAATACTCTCCTTATTGCcattttcatctctctgttcCTGAATGTGTAAATGACTGGATTTAGGAGTGGAGTTAAAACTGCATCAAATATAGCTAGAAACTTATCCAGATGTGTTGAAGGAGAGGGCcacatatagaaaaaaatcagtggacCAAAGAATAAAACCACCACAATAACATGAGCCGAAAGGGTGGAAAGAGCCTTGGATGAACCACTTGAGCGCTTCTGAACAGTGACCAGGATGAAGATGTAAGAGAGAATGAGCAAGAAGAAAGCACCCAAGGAAATGAACCCACTATTAGCAGTGACTATGAACTCCAGTTTGTAGGTGTCTGTGCAAGCAAGTTTGATGAGCCGAGGTATGTCACAGTAAAAGCTGTCTATTACATTAGGGCCACAGAAGGGCAAATTTACCACAAATGCCAATTGGGCCAAAGAGTGAATGACACCAATGGTCCAGGCAACCACTAAAACCAAAATGCACAGTTGTGGGCTCATTATGGTCAGGTAGTGGAGAGGCTTACATATGGCCACATATCTGTCAAAGGCCATGGCAATGAGCAGCACAATCTCAGTACCTCCAACAGCATGGCTAAAGAAGATCTGAGCTAAACAACCCCCAAAGGAGATGACTTTATGCTTCCTGAAAAGATCACAAATCATCTTGGGTGCTCCAATGGAGGAAAATATCATGTCAATTATGGAGAGGTTTGCTAACAGAAAATACATGGGGGAGTGTAAATAAGAATCAGAAATCACAGTGACCATGATGAGGAGGTTTCCCATCATACTAGACAtatagaaaagacaagaaaagcaaaaaagaagaagctGGATCTCCCAGGAGTTGGAGAGTCCCAGGAACACAAACTCAGACACCACAGAATGATTGGCTTTATTCATTGATTAGTTTGGTAGGTGCACTCTCTTGTTacctaaaggaagaaaataacacaacTCAAATTAATACTATTATATTAATACCTTTTGTGGAAAAgcatataaattttggaagtCAAATATTACCTGggccactcatttactgatgggcacttaggttgcttccagtacttggctattgtgaaatgcactgctatgaacattggggtgcataggtccttttgaattagtgttttaggctccttaagatataatcccaacagtggtattgctgggtcaaaaggcagctccatttttagttttctgagaaaattccatactgttttccacaatggcttcacaagtctgcattcccaccaacagtgaaggatgggtggggcaggagaggctTGATGGggtgaaaatagaaacaattgtacccaaataataataataaaataattacctAAGCATTTCACAAAAATCAATAGCATCCTGTTGGTCACTACTGCTCTCATTATGTAAGAAGGAACTGAG is part of the Desmodus rotundus isolate HL8 chromosome 7, HLdesRot8A.1, whole genome shotgun sequence genome and encodes:
- the LOC112311091 gene encoding olfactory receptor 4F6-like: MNKANHSVVSEFVFLGLSNSWEIQLLLFCFSCLFYMSSMMGNLLIMVTVISDSYLHSPMYFLLANLSIIDMIFSSIGAPKMICDLFRKHKVISFGGCLAQIFFSHAVGGTEIVLLIAMAFDRYVAICKPLHYLTIMSPQLCILVLVVAWTIGVIHSLAQLAFVVNLPFCGPNVIDSFYCDIPRLIKLACTDTYKLEFIVTANSGFISLGAFFLLILSYIFILVTVQKRSSGSSKALSTLSAHVIVVVLFFGPLIFFYMWPSPSTHLDKFLAIFDAVLTPLLNPVIYTFRNREMKMAIRRVLSQVIGFRKKSLNAFI